The sequence GCGTCAGGTTGCTGAAGCACCCCAACAAATGATCCGGCTCTTGTCTAAAGACAGCGCTTAACGAGAAGTTGTTTCACACCTGATTGTCTAAAAAAATGGGAGCACCTGGTTCGTCCGGGTGCCCCTCTTTTTGTTGGTATAAATCGGAATCGTTTGGGGATAGTCCGTGGATTTAATTCAAAAAATCACGGACGGGCTATCGTGCGCAGTAACCAATGATCAATTTGATGGACGATCTCTGCAAAATCGGCTGGGCGTTCCGTATAATCCAGCTGATTAACATCAACGATCAATAGATCCCCGATTTGATACGATGCGACAAATTCTTCATAGAGCTGATTCAGACTGTCCAGATAATCATCACTGATCGCCTTTTCGAAAGCCCGGCCGCGTTTCTGGATCTGTTTGCGGAGCTTCGGCAAATCGGCACGCAGGTAGATCATCAGATCGGGTGGACGAACCATACTCATCATGTTTTCAAACAGGTTCCGATAGGTCTGATAATCACGTTCGCTCATTGTGCCCAGCAGGTATAAATTACGGGCAAAAATGGCGGCATCTTCGTAAATAGTGCGGTCCTGAATAATAGACGTATGGCCCTGTTCGGCAACTGTTAGCACCCGGCGCATCTGCGCAAAGCGGCTATTGAGAAAATAGATCTGAAGGTTAAAAGCCCAGCGCGGCATATCTTCATAAAAATCGGCCAGATACGGATTACCCTCTACTGCTTCGTATAGCACCTCCCAGCCGTAATGACTGGCCAATAGTCCCGCGAGTGTTGTCTTGCCAGCTCCGATATTTCCGGTTATCGCAATATGCATAAAAGGTTGATAGTTAAGAGCAAGAAGGGCAT comes from Spirosoma aureum and encodes:
- a CDS encoding deoxynucleoside kinase, with the protein product MHIAITGNIGAGKTTLAGLLASHYGWEVLYEAVEGNPYLADFYEDMPRWAFNLQIYFLNSRFAQMRRVLTVAEQGHTSIIQDRTIYEDAAIFARNLYLLGTMSERDYQTYRNLFENMMSMVRPPDLMIYLRADLPKLRKQIQKRGRAFEKAISDDYLDSLNQLYEEFVASYQIGDLLIVDVNQLDYTERPADFAEIVHQIDHWLLRTIARP